A window of the Cheilinus undulatus linkage group 21, ASM1832078v1, whole genome shotgun sequence genome harbors these coding sequences:
- the LOC121529225 gene encoding uncharacterized protein LOC121529225: MMMTTMRGTVSWCSVALLFAPTAVSAVKRLESINDLKKIDFGQSVPTHSLVLLYWFAHTVNIDNTDAIQLTFDPNNGEYGSHYYSNFEGLLDPPPPGHRYYTVGNIYQDTPVRLPSYVINPRRQYRTGNRDRIIIRVRGWRIDQVYLTQHYGNSNSHGTPWYDPHHTYHITTDLLRQIREFSVGGHHHTLEHLRERFGSNADVSNIRNIWKDLACLGLLLFIVIQERHITNQHRQNNPDADVLLARLLLLFLLFVWMMNFISQKENRKRTNE, translated from the coding sequence ATGATGATGACGACAATGAGAGGGACAGTCTCATGGTGCAGTGTCGCTCTGCTCTTTGCTCCGACCGCTGTGTCAGCTGTGAAAAGGCTTGAATCGATTAATGACCTGAAGAAAATTGATTTTGGCCAGTCTGTGCCAACACACAGTCTTGTACTGCTCTACTGGTTCGCCCACACAGTTAACATTGACAACACAGATGCCATACAGCTAACCTTTGATCCAAACAATGGAGAGTATGGATCACACTATTACAGCAACTTTGAGGGGCTACTGGACCCACCACCTCCAGGGCATCGATACTACACCGTTGGAAATATCTACCAAGACACACCAGTTCGTCTTCCCTCTTATGTTATCAATCCCAGAAGGCAGTACAGGACAGGAAACCGAGACAGGATCATAATAAGAGTCAGGGGATGGAGGATAGACCAGGTCTATCTCACACAACACTATGGCAACTCCAACTCTCATGGGACGCCTTGGTATGATCCACATCACACCTACCATATCACTACAGACCTCTTAAGACAGATCAGAGAGTTTTCTGTGGGGGGACACCATCACACTTTGGAGCATCTCAGAGAAAGATTTGGAAGTAATGCTGATGTTTCTAACATCAGAAACATCTGGAAAGACCTTGCCTGCCTGGGACTGCTTTTGTTTATTGTAATACAAGAAAGGCATATCACTAATCAGCACAGACAAAATAATCCAGATGCTGACGTTTTGCTGGCTCGACTTCTTTTACTATTTCTTTTATTCGTGTGGATGATGAACTTTATATCTcaaaaggaaaatagaaaaaggaCTAATGAGTAA